The following coding sequences are from one Rattus rattus isolate New Zealand chromosome 11, Rrattus_CSIRO_v1, whole genome shotgun sequence window:
- the LOC116912570 gene encoding PRAME family member 12-like isoform X2: MSGHTPPTLQKLARQALLRNEAVAMSCVGELPTMLFPALFKEAFEGRHINLVKEMVAAWPFPCLPVGALMKTPNAETLQAVLDGVDMRLTRKIHPRCLMTPLETLSVTCCVISQNDLDSFSCCLSLFHLKHLDLRGVVLHDLDVMPLRVLLEKVADTLETLDLQWCRMKDSQLYALLPALRNFSQLTTVKFYSNKFSMPILKDLLQHTANWSRINVEQYPAPLECYDDSSQVSVERFSQLCRELMDTHRAIRQPKNISFATEICYTCGERCVYHNGPRLCCCLQ; this comes from the exons ATGAGTGGGCATACCCCACCCACACTCCAGAAGCTGGCAAGGCAAGCTCTGCTGAGAAATGAGGCTGTGGCCATGTCCTGTGTGGGGGAGCTGCCTACTATGCTCTTCCCAGCACTGTTCAAGGAGGCATTCGAGGGCAGACACATCAACCTCGTGAAGGAAATGGTAGCAGCTTGGCcttttccctgtctccctgtgggGGCATTGATGAAGACACCTAATGCAGAAACCTTGCAGGCTGTGCTAGATGGAGTAGACATGCGACTGACAAGAAAGATTCACCCCAG GTGCCTGATGACTCCTTTGGAAACTCTCTCAGTAACTTGCTGTGTAATTTCACAGAACGACTTGGATTCCTTCTCCTGCTGTCTGAGCCTCTTTCACCTAAAACATCTGGATTTGAGAGGAGTGGTTTTACATGATCTGGATGTTATGCCTCTGAGAGTTCTCCTAGAGAAAGTGGCAGACACTCTTGAGACTCTGGATTTGCAGTGGTGTAGGATGAAGGACTCTCAGCTTTATGCCCTCCTACCTGCCCTCAGAAATTTCTCTCAGCTCACCACAGTCAAGTTCTACAGCAACAAATTCTCCATGCCCATTCTGAAGGACCTGTTGCAGCACACAGCCAACTGGAGCAGGATCAACGTGGAACAATACCCTGCCCCTCTGGAGTGCTATGATGACTCATCTCAAGTTTCTGTGGAAAGATTTTCCCAACTTTGTCGTGAGCTCATGGATACACACAGGGCAATACGGCAGCCCAAGAACATCTCCTTTGCTACAGAAATCTGTTATACATGTGGTGAGCGCTGTGTCTATCATAATGGGCCCAGGCTTTGTTGTTGCTTGCAGTAA
- the LOC116912570 gene encoding PRAME family member 8-like isoform X1: MSGHTPPTLQKLARQALLRNEAVAMSCVGELPTMLFPALFKEAFEGRHINLVKEMVAAWPFPCLPVGALMKTPNAETLQAVLDGVDMRLTRKIHPRRIKLQVLDLRNVKHAFWNTWTGAEDCSCSAENLEEKQVAKVFPRYALRRQRVKVIVELSIFSCLEEQQACFLKWAQERMGSLYFCCTKMKIWSLPVHAIREILNVFDPQHITELELHTEWTLLELEHFAPYFGQMRNLCKVFLEPFHKVTLSNRNETRDREVKCIKKFISQFSKFNCLQHLSMFCTHFLRDHMNKVLGCLMTPLETLSVTCCVISQNDLDSFSCCLSLFHLKHLDLRGVVLHDLDVMPLRVLLEKVADTLETLDLQWCRMKDSQLYALLPALRNFSQLTTVKFYSNKFSMPILKDLLQHTANWSRINVEQYPAPLECYDDSSQVSVERFSQLCRELMDTHRAIRQPKNISFATEICYTCGERCVYHNGPRLCCCLQ, from the exons ATGAGTGGGCATACCCCACCCACACTCCAGAAGCTGGCAAGGCAAGCTCTGCTGAGAAATGAGGCTGTGGCCATGTCCTGTGTGGGGGAGCTGCCTACTATGCTCTTCCCAGCACTGTTCAAGGAGGCATTCGAGGGCAGACACATCAACCTCGTGAAGGAAATGGTAGCAGCTTGGCcttttccctgtctccctgtgggGGCATTGATGAAGACACCTAATGCAGAAACCTTGCAGGCTGTGCTAGATGGAGTAGACATGCGACTGACAAGAAAGATTCACCCCAG GAGGATAAAACTACAGGTCCTTGATCTGAGAAATGTGAAGCATGCCTTCTGGAACACATGGACTGGAGCAGAGGACTGCAGCTGTTCAGCAGAGAACTTGGAGGAAAAGCAAGTAGCGAAGGTCTTTCCTAGATATGCACTGAGGCGGCAACGTGTGAAAGTCATAGTTGAACTGTCCATCTTTTCCTGCCTCGAAGAACAGCAAGCATGCTTCTTAAAGTGGGCCCAGGAAAGAATGGGCTCCCTATATTTCTGCTGTACAAAGATGAAGATCTGGAGCCTGCCAGTCCATGCTATCAGAGAGATCTTGAATGTTTTTGATCCACAGCATATCACAGAATTAGAACTGCATACTGAATGGACCCTGTTAGAGCTGGAACATTTTGCTCCCTACTTTGGACAGATGAGAAATCTTTGCAAAGTCTTCCTGGAACCCTTCCACAAGGTGACCTTGTCTAATAGAAATGAAACAAGGGACAGAGAAGTCAAGTGTATCAAGAAGTTTATATCTCAGTTTTCAAAATTCAATTGTCTCCAGCATCTCAGCATGTTCTGTACCCATTTTCTTAGAGATCATATGAATAAAGTCCTAGG GTGCCTGATGACTCCTTTGGAAACTCTCTCAGTAACTTGCTGTGTAATTTCACAGAACGACTTGGATTCCTTCTCCTGCTGTCTGAGCCTCTTTCACCTAAAACATCTGGATTTGAGAGGAGTGGTTTTACATGATCTGGATGTTATGCCTCTGAGAGTTCTCCTAGAGAAAGTGGCAGACACTCTTGAGACTCTGGATTTGCAGTGGTGTAGGATGAAGGACTCTCAGCTTTATGCCCTCCTACCTGCCCTCAGAAATTTCTCTCAGCTCACCACAGTCAAGTTCTACAGCAACAAATTCTCCATGCCCATTCTGAAGGACCTGTTGCAGCACACAGCCAACTGGAGCAGGATCAACGTGGAACAATACCCTGCCCCTCTGGAGTGCTATGATGACTCATCTCAAGTTTCTGTGGAAAGATTTTCCCAACTTTGTCGTGAGCTCATGGATACACACAGGGCAATACGGCAGCCCAAGAACATCTCCTTTGCTACAGAAATCTGTTATACATGTGGTGAGCGCTGTGTCTATCATAATGGGCCCAGGCTTTGTTGTTGCTTGCAGTAA